One region of Geovibrio ferrireducens genomic DNA includes:
- a CDS encoding cytochrome C, whose protein sequence is MRIFFLFTIMAVGILFGTLSAHAASMVPDDENCMMCHKYPGLSRVSDEGYLRQFYVDSDRYAHSVHTKVKCTGCHTDIKEIPHKEAKIVDCATECHITMGDSAKPFSHKKIVEELKGSIHNVDNEHVNARIAEDFPTCTDCHSNPTYRFITDDVRDVHDARSQDKIFQKCSVCHDQDPSYKYYFNHVTHRIKNLSASEDVVKTCSKCHSRDDMAEKHKLKNAASTYLDTFHGKAVEFGMENAPTCIDCHVRDGQSVHKILSHKSPDSATYVENRYKSCEGEGCHANTTREFGLIRMHVVIDKDLYPIEFWVALAFTVLTLGVFFMLQGLMILELIRIMFPKLSFRRKKNG, encoded by the coding sequence ATGAGAATATTTTTCTTATTTACCATCATGGCTGTCGGCATTCTGTTCGGCACGCTTTCCGCACATGCTGCGTCCATGGTTCCGGACGATGAAAACTGCATGATGTGTCACAAGTATCCCGGTCTCAGCAGGGTCAGCGACGAAGGATATTTAAGACAGTTCTACGTGGATTCCGACAGGTATGCCCACTCCGTACACACAAAGGTCAAGTGTACGGGATGTCACACGGACATTAAGGAAATACCTCACAAAGAAGCCAAGATCGTAGACTGTGCAACCGAATGCCACATAACAATGGGTGATTCGGCCAAACCCTTCTCTCACAAAAAAATCGTGGAAGAGCTCAAAGGCAGCATTCACAATGTTGATAACGAACACGTGAATGCCCGCATTGCAGAGGATTTTCCCACCTGTACCGACTGTCACAGCAACCCCACTTACCGTTTCATAACTGACGATGTAAGGGATGTGCACGATGCCAGAAGTCAGGACAAAATCTTCCAGAAATGCAGTGTCTGCCACGATCAGGATCCTTCTTACAAATACTATTTCAACCACGTAACCCACAGAATCAAAAACCTCTCCGCCAGCGAAGATGTTGTTAAAACATGCAGCAAGTGCCACTCAAGGGACGACATGGCGGAAAAACACAAGCTGAAAAACGCGGCCAGCACCTATCTTGACACCTTCCACGGAAAGGCGGTTGAGTTCGGTATGGAAAATGCGCCCACTTGTATCGACTGCCACGTGAGAGACGGACAGTCCGTTCACAAGATACTCAGCCATAAAAGCCCCGACAGCGCCACTTATGTGGAAAACAGGTACAAGTCCTGTGAGGGTGAAGGATGCCACGCGAACACCACTAGGGAGTTCGGTCTGATCAGAATGCACGTTGTGATCGATAAAGACCTCTACCCCATTGAGTTCTGGGTGGCTCTTGCTTTCACCGTACTTACCCTCGGCGTGTTCTTCATGCTTCAGGGTCTTATGATTCTCGAACTCATCAGGATAATGTTCCCGAAACTGAGTTTCAGACGTAAGAAAAACGGTTAA
- a CDS encoding RluA family pseudouridine synthase, which produces MKLDILYSDNHLLAVNKPAGLSTQVSNEHKDSLEEHAREWVRREFNKPGNVFLHTVHRLDRPVSGAVLFARTDKALSRLNASLREKKAEKIYLAVIQGNPPQESGTLVHHHSHGDFKAKITPNPHKGSKIAVLEYERIAKMNGFSLLRIRLETGRYHQIRAQLGFIGCPVACDTKYGSRLKPENESIALHHREMSFIHPTLGSEISVTADIPSFYPWNIFRELLRS; this is translated from the coding sequence ATGAAATTAGATATTTTATACAGCGACAACCATCTTCTGGCGGTTAATAAACCGGCAGGGCTGAGCACACAGGTGTCAAACGAGCATAAGGACAGTCTTGAGGAGCATGCCCGCGAGTGGGTGCGCAGGGAGTTCAACAAACCGGGTAATGTGTTTCTCCATACTGTCCACAGGCTGGACAGGCCTGTGAGCGGTGCTGTTCTGTTTGCCAGAACCGACAAGGCTCTTTCCCGTCTGAATGCTTCCTTGAGGGAGAAAAAGGCGGAGAAGATTTATCTTGCCGTTATTCAGGGCAACCCTCCTCAGGAGAGCGGAACCCTTGTCCATCACCATTCACACGGTGATTTTAAGGCAAAGATAACCCCGAATCCGCACAAGGGTTCCAAGATCGCAGTTCTTGAATATGAGCGTATCGCAAAAATGAACGGATTTTCACTCCTCAGGATACGCCTTGAAACAGGAAGATACCACCAGATCCGTGCTCAGCTAGGCTTTATAGGCTGTCCGGTAGCCTGCGATACGAAATACGGCAGCAGACTGAAACCTGAAAATGAATCAATAGCCCTCCACCACCGGGAGATGAGTTTTATACACCCCACACTGGGAAGTGAGATCTCGGTCACTGCGGATATACCGTCCTTTTATCCGTGGAATATTTTCCGTGAGTTACTCCGCTCTTAA
- a CDS encoding class I SAM-dependent methyltransferase yields MNPSGTYSVLDSGSGRKLEKVGSFILDRPCAQAVWNKSVSENEWKNVHAIFSREGGNSWSYRKTLPREWVIEVDGLKFYISPTDFGHLGVFPEHRYSWGFMAELIKSADRKLRVLNLFSYSGAATLAACKAGAEVTHVDASQKINDLAKRNIILNELDPAKVKWITDDVIKYLKREEKRGSRYDGIILDPPSFGRGSKGEVFKIDTHLPEIIKLCRSVMNDNPSFIILTCHTPGYTPLTLKNILTQAMKGKGGEIETRELTLDRGESPLPIPAGYFAAWKRG; encoded by the coding sequence ATGAACCCCTCAGGAACCTATTCAGTTCTGGACAGCGGAAGCGGAAGAAAGCTGGAAAAGGTCGGCAGCTTTATACTGGACCGACCCTGCGCTCAGGCAGTGTGGAACAAATCCGTTTCGGAAAACGAATGGAAGAACGTTCACGCAATATTTTCCAGAGAAGGGGGGAACAGCTGGTCATACAGAAAAACACTGCCCAGAGAGTGGGTGATAGAGGTAGACGGACTGAAGTTTTACATCAGCCCCACAGACTTCGGACATCTCGGCGTGTTCCCCGAACACAGGTATTCATGGGGCTTCATGGCCGAGCTTATAAAAAGTGCGGACAGGAAACTCCGTGTGCTGAACCTTTTCTCTTACTCCGGCGCTGCGACCCTCGCTGCATGCAAGGCCGGGGCGGAAGTGACCCATGTTGACGCTTCACAGAAGATAAATGACCTCGCGAAGAGGAACATAATTCTCAACGAGCTTGACCCTGCAAAAGTCAAATGGATCACCGATGATGTGATCAAGTACCTTAAGCGTGAAGAAAAACGCGGTTCAAGATACGACGGCATAATACTCGACCCCCCCAGCTTCGGCAGAGGCAGCAAGGGCGAAGTATTCAAGATAGACACTCATCTGCCTGAAATAATAAAACTCTGCCGCAGCGTGATGAACGATAATCCTTCGTTTATAATACTCACATGCCATACTCCGGGCTACACTCCGCTTACGCTTAAGAATATCCTCACTCAGGCGATGAAAGGCAAGGGCGGCGAGATCGAAACAAGAGAGCTCACTCTGGACAGAGGCGAAAGCCCGCTGCCCATACCGGCAGGCTATTTCGCCGCATGGAAGCGGGGATAA
- a CDS encoding response regulator transcription factor translates to MRLLLIEDDSDLAENVIDYFEMQGWSVDYAITGEAGLQFAQENHYDALVLDINLPGINGFEVCRLLRQKLRLNMPVIMLTARTMLNDKLDGFESGTDDYLPKPFELAELKVRLEAAVRRTKHSVAEVFEVGGLSLDPENGCVMRSGKIIDLPGVCFTILRELMEAHPGIVSKEELEYAIWKDQPPQTNALKAHFYTLRQLVDKPFEKELLHTVRGRGYKIAEEAPEEPDAV, encoded by the coding sequence ATGAGATTGCTGTTGATTGAAGACGATTCGGATCTTGCGGAAAACGTAATCGACTATTTTGAAATGCAGGGCTGGAGCGTGGACTACGCCATTACAGGTGAGGCGGGTCTGCAATTCGCACAGGAGAACCATTATGATGCTCTTGTGCTTGACATCAACCTTCCCGGCATTAACGGTTTTGAAGTATGCAGGCTGCTGAGACAGAAACTGAGGCTGAACATGCCCGTAATTATGCTGACTGCCAGAACCATGCTTAACGATAAGCTGGACGGTTTTGAATCAGGTACGGACGATTACCTGCCGAAGCCTTTTGAGCTTGCTGAGCTCAAGGTGCGTCTGGAAGCTGCGGTGAGAAGGACAAAGCACAGTGTCGCAGAGGTTTTTGAAGTGGGCGGGCTCAGCCTTGACCCTGAAAACGGCTGTGTTATGCGCAGCGGGAAAATAATAGATCTTCCCGGAGTCTGTTTCACCATCCTTCGCGAACTGATGGAGGCTCACCCAGGTATAGTTTCCAAAGAGGAACTGGAGTACGCCATATGGAAGGATCAGCCGCCGCAGACAAATGCCCTCAAAGCGCATTTTTACACACTGCGCCAGCTTGTGGATAAGCCTTTTGAGAAAGAACTTCTCCATACAGTGAGGGGAAGAGGATATAAAATAGCCGAAGAAGCTCCAGAGGAGCCTGATGCGGTTTAA